From the Papilio machaon chromosome 13, ilPapMach1.1, whole genome shotgun sequence genome, the window CTAAATAACTTGAAGCTTGGGTTATGATCATATCTTATTGATATGTATAGCGCATTacacataaataatgtattagaACAGCTCTGGTCACAAGTTACGTTCTAAGGTTAGGTACAAAGCAAGCTGTTAAGCATAAAGCAAGCATTCGGTATGGCCTTACGCTCCTTTAACCTTATATCATCAAGCCGGTGCTGTtgtgtgaaaaaatataattttacattttgtagaCAATATTCTAggtaaaattttgattatgTGAATGATTTATTAGTTAtcttgaaaaaaagaaattcgaCTCTATTCGTTTCTCTGTTCCCAGTGGTTAATTACTCCTATAACGACAGTTAGAGTATAATGAGATTTTTGCAATTCAACAGTAGCACATTACAGGGCGCTGTTTGTCAACCCCCATCCCCCTACGCTGACCACCCCCTGCGGCTAGGGGGGGAGTTATTAGGCAGCTTTGTTAATGAATTTCATGTAGACTAACACCCTGTAAACATTCGGTAACATGTATTGTTGGAATAAGAAAATATgcttatgaaaaatatttataatttactagctgtggcccgcgactccgtccgcgcggaattagaatatacttaataggggtatgaaaaatagatagtagccgattctcagacctactgaatacgcatataaaatttggtaaaaatcggtaaagccgtttcggaggagtacggtaactaacattgtgacatggaaattttatatgttacattttgcttacgacaaaataaattgatttgcTCATACAATTTGAGACAACTATACGAGTACAATCTAGACAAGCCCTAAAATGTGTAAACAAATGACACTATCGGAGGTGGTCATACACTATTTAATTTTCGGTTTCGTAATTATGTGAAAATTGAATATGGATGATAATGTTACAAAGTTATGAAAGATAAAGTTGATTTGGTTGTAAAGTTTAGCTCTAAAGGAcgatcatttttattaataatctaaGTTTTACGTTGAAATAGACCATACCTTTCTAATAGAGCACCTGTGGCGTAGTTGCTAAGCGCTTGACTGGACTAGAATGAACGTCCAGGTTCGATCCCCGCGATGTAGTatattatctatctatatttatCCGTGGTTCTTAACTTGAAGGataacatcgtgatgcaacctgcagagcagaaattcaaagatatgtcaAGCAATCCGCACTTAGCCAGTGtcgttgactatggcctaatcaaCCTTGGATAGGCTCTCAACTCCTTAGTGGGGACATTTATGAGCTGACGACGTTGTTATTTCTATtcggttaattttaaaaagtcctTCCAAACaagattacaattaaattggaTTCTCTTTTTTGTGGACTCAAAGTAGTCGTTTGGCCTATTAGTCTAAACTGAACGGCACCCAAGGGCCAGTAGTTCACTCGCTACTTTACCTAATTAATATGGTAATTAGGCTGTTATGATCATTTGTTACAAATCGATACACACTTTTTATGTTGTAATCTCTACGTATTAAAAAGTACTCCTTCTGTGGCTGTCTGTTTAAACaccataaaacaataaaaaaaatatttatgattaaatatttattgagaaTAAAGATCatgtgtacatattttttaacgctttgttagtaaaataattaacaaattccttcaaaatatgtaaaggtATTGTCGGGTTTAGATTGAAGATTGAATATTCACAAGTTCAAACGAACAAAACTTGGTTGCACGTTAGAAAATAAAGTACTAGAAACAAGGATAACAAATTAGAGTCTAATGTAAATCAGTTCGGAACAAAGCGGAGTGCGGCGATCTAGGATACCTGGACGGGACCTAGGCGTTCTAGATGCCTGGACGGACTTAGGTGTTCTAGATAGCTTGTGGCTAGGAGAGGCGAGCTCGCGGGAGATAGGCCTGCGGTGctcattaaaatatgtaaatgccGTTCTGAGACATTACGCAGATAGGTGCTTCTGACTTATTGACTGAATGGCTTTATCCTGTATCACGCATgccatttcattttattaactttcacatctaaaattaaactttgagTGGCACTCCAGAATGTAGAAATTGCGGTCGTTTTTACACTGATAgcgcaaaaataaatagagaGGTACGGTCTAAGTGATAAGAAAATGCTTGAAAATTGACAAACAGACAACCTCCTCTTAATTAAAGATGTTCGATTTGATTGTGCTCATTTAAGTTACACTAAATTATCATTGCTGCCAACACGTACAAAGCCATATTGTCTACTCTCTTTATCTCGCTGAAAAATTGAGATAACCATaggattttcttttttgttcaaGTAATTTGGCACTGGAAAGTCACTTTAAAGTtgcaatgtttatttataccatactagcttttacccgcgactccgtccgcgcggaataaaaaatagaacacggggtaaaaattatcctatgtccgtttcctggttctaagctacctgcccatcaattttcagtcaaatcgattcagccgttcttgagttataaatagtgtaactaacacgactttcttttatatatatagatttttacaaTTGCTGTCGCGTGTTGCATATACCCGTCCGAGTTGTGAACGCATTACTCGTTTACGGGGCACCTACCGCGCGCAACTATTTAGCATCATTACAAATGTCGCTCGCCGTGTCCGCGTGTTCGTCCGCCTGTGTGCGGGACCTACCGTTCCTTATTAATAAGCCGTATTGGGCTAATCTGCATGGAAATGGCTTTTCActttataattctattttatttatggtcTCTTCTCGAAAATCAATATACCaaggttaaaataataatgaaattgcaTACAAACGCATTGAAGtagatatattgaaataaataagactGTTTACTTCTCTTGCCCTTCTACAGCACTATCTAGTTTAGCGCAGCAAGGTTTtcacaaaatatgaaataaaataaataataattacttcaAAAGTCTAGAAAacaaaagttaacttttaaaattctaacttGAAGTCTACATTCTAACAATGAAAGTAAAGCCGTGTCCATAGCAAGCGAGCGGTGTTCGTTACCGCGACTCGCTGAGGTAAGCACGAGTGTTGTTTTGTTCGGGCCACAGTCGTCATTACGTACCTCCAGCTCATTACTGCCAACAGATCACTCGCTTAATTTGTGCATTTCCGATCCAAAGATATTCAAATTTCAACTCTAATGACGCACGgggaaatgttaataaaatgttaatgcgGCGAAAGCGGTCGTCTCGGTCCGCAATAAGTGACAGATTTGCTTGACAGACGGAGCTCGTTTGCGGCCGTATGAATAAGTCACGATCGGGTTTTTTGTGTGCCCTATTATTTATAAGGCTTAATACTGGCCGTGGTACCTGGAACGTACTTCGCTATTTTTAAGTTCCGACGTCGCGATTGATCGAACATCTTATACCGCTCAGTATTctataaactaataaataaacataaagatAGGATCACTTCCTgcaactaatttaaaatacgagATCATTTAACAATATTGTAGTTTCTTTGACAATTCGAGTTTCTCAGGAGTGAAGTTAGCTGAAGTTCAATGTTGTTACTGACTGACATTGGCAGCTATGTTCAAGCAGTGACTGTCTTCTACTTGACCCCTAAAGAAGTATATCTTTACAAAGTTTCGTCATGCAATAATTAGCAATAGTTAATTCCAAAAGGAAGATAACCTTAATGAGGTATTCAGCTAAGCCGGTATACTGGCCTGTATCATGTTGGAGGGAGTCGACCAttgaattattcattaaaatcaaTGCACTTAAGCCCCCGGTTAATTCAGCCTACGCATAACTTAATGCAGATAGCAGTTTTAACAAcgaattcttttaaaaataaatagctatttgtttcacaattttttttttaatttcagattttCGAACGAGAGACATCAGATGtcgaaaagaagaaaaatgacGTCAGAACTAAGCGATGGATTCAGattagcgttgccaggcgtccggataaagccggacataggtaggctttttgattgcgtgtccggccaaaataaacggtgcCCGACTTTtcttaggctttttacatttccaaaACGacagtgtacctattaatactgagacaaaattctaaataatacaggGTATCCGACCTTTCAACCCAactgtccggccaaactggctggtctgtctgGCTAGTAgatttggcgacctggcaaccctaattCAGATAGCTATAGTGGTAATTTGACTACATTATAACAGTGGATTTCCACTAGCGAAACACCCctgcaaaaacaaaactacTATCTCTTATAGAATGTTTTGGCAATGGGAACCAACACAAGTCTAAGTTTGAcctatagatagatagattcaTACAAAGGCATGAGACTATTTTACGAATTGTTATTAGTGTGCGGAACGTAAATGTGtagtataatgaaaattatatttaaattcgaaaaagcattgtataaaaattgaaaagagAATATACTGaactatttgttaaaatgtaaacttatttcatgatgatatatataaaaatatatatattgaattgaaaacttttaaaaacacttaataattATCACAAAAAAGCTTAAGGAAAAAAGGCAATTTTTCTAGTCTCACTCAGGATGAGATATCTTCAGTATAAATGAGATAAGTATTCaaggtttattttaagttatttaataatggatattaaaaagtaacctCCTTACAAATTTGTTGGAAACCTATTTTTAAAGAGCAAATTTATCTTTCAGTATAATAGACTTGGTAATGACGCAAAAAGAACTTTGGCAGCATTTTAAATCCCGTTATACAGTTCACTGAGTTGGGATAGTTTAGCGGTTTGActgaatatatttacatagttAATACAAAGGTTCACTGTTAAGCAAATCATAGTCTTTATATCCATTCTACACATACTATCAATGGAGATTCCGATATAGTAGTTTTTTGACTGTATACCAATATATGCGAAAACTTGGGTCTCTGTTCAATCCTTAAGTTGTAAAAGAAAAGcataattgtgttttattttttaaatactatgaAGCGATACATATCTTACTTTTCCAGCGACTTTATTAagactagcggtcgcccgcgacttcgtcagcgcgcaaaaaattgcttaatttacGCCCGCATACACCAGCAACCTGTAAAAGTTTTGTCAAAATCGGCCCTTttggagattacccggaacaaagcctgacttgcggacagacagacgggcaaatataaaaaaatgggatTTTTGTtgcaacgcaaatacatcatattcgcgaaatgtatgtattttttcgaTATTTACAAACAGACcctctaatttaattaattattaaataaacaattgtatattaaaactGGTAATCTTTTTGATTGACTAAAAAGGTTTTTACGTCTTATTTAATGGCCAGtaaaaatcgtttaaaaataaaaattaaaagtcaaCAAAATTCGAATGACATTTGTTTGAATGCGAGGTGTAAGTAGACATTGCATATTGTTTGCCGCTCCATCGTGCGCCGAATGCGATTGACATTTTTTGGTTTCGAACTTAATTATTGACAAAATAGCGAAAAAGTTCGTGATGTCACAGCTCAGATGTTGACAATAACTAAGTTTCAAGTTCGATTTTTCACAAGTTCTTTGTATTAGTATGACAAGGGAATTCTATTGTGttctatttgttataattataagcaaaaacttttattattcattttttatttgaccaTGTATTCAATACATTGAATACTGGTGTTCTTTTTCACGTTCCAATAATCtggatttcattattttaaactgcGAAGTTTGTATTGataaatactgttttattttaaatcggGCGATTACTTTATAAAGTGAATATTGAGTAAAGCTACCGAATACACATAAACATGATGCCCCGCAAATGaatgattgttattttatttttcgatcGAGACCTGCGGCGGCGCTGACTGTCCAAGAATTAATAACTGCGCGCCGATGTCCGGGGTTCAAAACCGCGACAATCTGCGACCTTTTACAGAATGCGCGCGacatttttgttcatttattttcgattttttttctattcagtGCCGATAGTTTTTTGCGGTAACGACTCGTACACGCTTTATGTTACTACGTTTGGCAAAATTTTAATGGGCACCGACAGACGACGGACGGATGGACGGTTTTGAAGTGATCAACAACGGACCGAACAAtatgatgtttttttgtacGTATGATTAATTGAAACCAGTTATAGttatgattgaaaaaaaagtatttgaaatacgaaataataattagtaacaaTAACTAAcccattgaaataaaatgtaagataACGCTAActtgtagaaaatattttagcagTAGTCAACACTgatcttgttttaaataaagctttaaataaacacaaacgATTTAACTTACCACTTATTTGAGAAATGAATTTCGTATAAACGAACCATTCAATATCAATTTccattattcatattttgcATTTGTCATAATCGCAACGTTCGCAAATCGATTCGCGACTAACGAGTatcgaaaataaacaataaccgAATACGTTCCGATTTAAATACGTAATCGATTCTTTGAGTGGCCGTCACAGCCCTCAGATGCGATTCCAGTGTTTGTCACTTAACGGCGAACTAACCCCACGTTTGGTTAATGAATTTATACCAGGCCGATACATTTACAAATGCGCCGGTGTGACAAGGTAGCCGGCGACCCTCCGCCCATTACCATCTGTTTACTTTTGCTTTACTATCTGTAGGATGTATTTCATGTTAGTACAGAATAATTCATATTTCgaatgcatttatttttcttaaagtaaTACAGTCCGTTTCTATTCAACCAGTAAATTTCtaaagtttttgttacaattatcTCGGTTTAGCCTGAAGTTTCCTTTGAGTACACATATTTATTCTTGTACCAACATCTTAGCTTGACTTCagtttatattgtatttttatggcTCCCAAGTGAGTAAAATGTGAATGCTTCCATCAAAAATGTTCATTGTATACTAGGAagtgaaatttgaaaaaagaacacattaaaaaaaaaagaattagtgCTGCATACATTAACCATATCAGCCAGTATTGAAAGCGTTCATtgtcaaaattcaatttattcacTTCGACATCGGATCGTTGCTTCGAGGTTTATTAATGTGAtgcaaagtttaatttttaatggatACCGTTCAACGTTGCCAACTTATTTTGCACGGTGACAATATTGACGACACTACAGGACAGGGACTTTTCCCGCTATCACTTCTGTCAAAGTCCCTTGCCaatcaaatttaaactttatacttACGATctaataaagataatattgtGACAATACTAGGGTTGAACAGATGTGGGGTGCGACGGCCAGTGACCTCCTCGTGGTGCACCCTGGAAACTCCCGAACGACTTTAGGGAGGCTAACAACTGGCTAGGGGGGGGGACGGTGTCCGCGGGGCTATACCGGGTAGGGCTTCCCATACCGGGAAGGCCCGCGGATACTAAGGGGCCTCACCGAGTCCTACGGTTAGCGTAGAGCTTAGGTCGGGGCCCAAGCACGTCCATTTTGGACGGTGCTGGGCACAGCGCGCACTTTGGTGCCGTCGTGCTGGTGTTGGGGTGTCACCTGTGGGGCCATGCCGGGTAGGGCCTCTCATACCGGACGGGCCCACGGAAGACACCAGCTGACCCTTTGGGTCGTGGGTTGGCGTGCCTTCAAGGCAGCGGCGCGGCAGGGTCGGTCAATTCGGCCACCCTGTCGGGCTAAAACGTCGAGGGCGCGGCATGGTCGACCGTTTTCGGTCTCCTGCTGGGCAAAGGTCAGGGCAGAGGTCGGCAGCGTGAGGCAACACGATAAAATGCAGCGGACCAAGGTCGGAGGATGGCAGCCTCTAAGGTTGCGCGTCAGGGCTAGGGGACCTCACCCTGTATTGAAAAGGCGGTTTCCGGTGTCCGAGAACACTGGACTAGTATGAATGGCAAGTTTAAATAGTTCAGtaccccaggagggtaccACTGGTTCATCCGGTGGAGAATCCCTCCCAGAGGTCATCTTGGCAAATCCTGTCAGAACGACCTCTGGCCGGCCCTCGTACTCTGGGGGGGCCAAAACCTGCTGTGAGTACACGACGACTTCGGCGAGTAACATGGATAAAGATGCACGCGATATGGATACGACGACTGGTAGTGGGCTGGAAGCCCACGATGGACGAGGGAGGGAAATGGGCATGGACCTGGACGCGGAGCGGATGCCGAGTGATCACTCGGCTTCGATGTCGGAAAGCAGTCGCCAGGGTAGTCCCGTGGTCAGGAAGAGGAGGGGTCGACCGCCCAGCACCCGCACATATGCAGGTCTGGCGAAAGCCAAACACCTGATCATCGATGCCGAGCAACTAGAGGGGAACCAAAGTCGGGCTGAGGCAGAAGCGCCTGCAGCATCTATCGCGACGCGGACAAGAGCCCGAGCTCGTATGCTTTCGAGGATGCTCTCTGATGAGGAAGGCGAGGATTTTCAGGCGGCCGGCTCCCTGAGCCAAATTATTAAAGATAACGTAGAGGTTATCAAGAAAGTGGCCTCCAcatctaaaaatctaaaaggAGGCTACATTAAGGCCCTGAAGGACGCAGCCGAAGAAATCTCCAAAACAGCCAAAGTTCTACATAGCAGGAGCGTTTCCGAGGAGACCAAGGGCCTACAGGCGGCCAATGCTCGCCTGCAGGCCGAGGTGGCGCAGCTCCGAAAGGAGGTCACGGAAATGAAGGAACGACTCACTGCACCTATTGCGAGGCCGGAACCGCAGAGGAATGAAAATGAGGACCTTGTGCGCACCATCCTGTGCCAAGTGGGCACGATGGTGAACGCTAGGTTCGAGGCGCTGGAGGACCGGCTTTTGCCGGAGAAGCGCATCCGCCCCCCGCTTGCGGCGGACAACAGACCCGAGCCTGTGGACCAGCGCGCACCGGAAGGCCCAAGTCCAGGAACGAGCGGGCAAGCCTCGGGCAGTGCCTCGGGCAAAGCCCCGGGCAAAGCCGCAGGGAAAGCCCCGAATAGGCCATCTAAGGCTAAGGCTAAGGCTAAGACGACGGAGCCTCAGCCCCAGCCCCAACCGTTGGCGGCAGAGCCTGCGATACAGCAGCAGCCTAAAGAACTGCCGTGGAGCGAGGTTGTAAAAAAAGGGCTTAGAGGAAGGAAAAAGGCGGACCGAACTCGGGTCTTTACCAACACCCAGAGGCAGAGAGCGCCACGAACGCCAACGGTCAGCGAACCGAAAACCGCCGCGGTTGTAGTGACCATAACGCCGGAGGGTACTGCAAAAGGTCTCACGTATGATTCTGTCATCGCGGAGGCCAAAAGCAAGATAAGGCTGCAGGATATTGGCATCACGACCGGCGTACGGTTCCGGGTGTGCGCCACTGGTGCGCGGAGATTCGAAGTTATGGGCTCGGAAAACGGCCCGCAGGCTGACGCGCTAGCGGAGAGGCTGACCCAGGTCTTCGATGGAAGTCTGGTCCGCGTCTCCAGACCGGCCAAGACCATCGAGATCAAAGTGTCGGGCCTGGACGATTCAGCCACCGTCGAGGAAATACTAGTTGCTGTAGCCGAAGCGGGGAGCTGCACGAAGGAAAGCCTCCGGTGCGCCGGTGTAGTCCAAGACAGATTCGGGGTGGGACACGCCTGGATTGAATGTCCGGTTGCAACGGCGAAGAGGGTTGTCGCAGC encodes:
- the LOC123721592 gene encoding uncharacterized protein LOC123721592, translating into MASLNSSVPQEGTTGSSGGESLPEVILANPVRTTSGRPSYSGGAKTCCEYTTTSASNMDKDARDMDTTTGSGLEAHDGRGREMGMDLDAERMPSDHSASMSESSRQGSPVVRKRRGRPPSTRTYAGLAKAKHLIIDAEQLEGNQSRAEAEAPAASIATRTRARARMLSRMLSDEEGEDFQAAGSLSQIIKDNVEVIKKVASTSKNLKGGYIKALKDAAEEISKTAKVLHSRSVSEETKGLQAANARLQAEVAQLRKEVTEMKERLTAPIARPEPQRNENEDLVRTILCQVGTMVNARFEALEDRLLPEKRIRPPLAADNRPEPVDQRAPEGPSPGTSGQASGSASGKAPGKAAGKAPNRPSKAKAKAKTTEPQPQPQPLAAEPAIQQQPKELPWSEVVKKGLRGRKKADRTRVFTNTQRQRAPRTPTVSEPKTAAVVVTITPEGTAKGLTYDSVIAEAKSKIRLQDIGITTGVRFRVCATGARRFEVMGSENGPQADALAERLTQVFDGSLVRVSRPAKTIEIKVSGLDDSATVEEILVAVAEAGSCTKESLRCAGVVQDRFGVGHAWIECPVATAKRVVAAGRLTLSWVAASVKLLEPRPLRCYRCLQKGHSARQTRIAPSVLRPRDRRTIDWVVRVAPHQPPRSPEEQM